One Paramisgurnus dabryanus chromosome 10, PD_genome_1.1, whole genome shotgun sequence genomic region harbors:
- the mipepb gene encoding mitochondrial intermediate peptidase, translating into MRCAWLVLLRSDAFFTRVKRRVNTWSAVGAAFNVQHRRVDYLQENVGLFGVPELSSPTGFQVAQRRALRESEFLVHRACTHPPGAVTVETFDQLSDSLCKVADLADFVKVAHPNAAFREAAERTCVDIGTEVEKLNTNVDLCQSLKNLLENEAVLGTLDPETRRVAELFMFDFEISGIHLDESKRKKAVALNVKLLDLCYEFLNDSQLPNAIEKQCLPEHIRHCFSIDGNRVQIGGLHAESPNELVREAAYKIFLYPNASLLRCLDELLACRHELATLVGYESFAHRSLKGTMAKTPETVMKFLTLLTEKLSDMTSTDFKLMREMKKKTHSANHQVMPWDHAYLSAAIRTEKFNVDSSIYSPYFSLGACMEGLNHLFTQLLGVSFQTEEPKMGEVWSEDIRKLAVVHETEGLLGHIYCDFFRRPDKPHQDCHFTIRGGRLRKEGDYQLPVVVLMLSLPPPSTVTPSLLTPAMVENLFHEMGHAMHSMLGRTRYQHVTGTRCSTDFAEVPSVLMEYFASDYRVVRQFARHYQTGEPLPESLVSRLCQSKKVCSAADTQLQIFYAALDQVYHGKPQYRTTTDILREMQERFYGLPYVPDTAWQLRFSHLVGYGAKYYSYLMSRAVASMVWRQCFLQDPFNRVMGERYRREMLAHGGSKEPLLMVQGMLQKTPTLEDFVDALVVDLDANFKTQN; encoded by the exons GGTCTGTTTGGAGTCCCGGAGCTCAGCAGTCCTACTGGTTTTCAGGTGGCCCAGCGTAGGGCTCTCAGGGAAAGTGAATTTCTGGTCCACAGAGCCTGCACGCATCCTCCTGGTGCCGTCACCGTGGAAACGTTTGACCAGCTTTCTGACAGCTTGTGTAAAGTTGCCGACCTG GCAGATTTCGTCAAAGTGGCTCACCCAAATGCTGCGTTCCGTGAGGCAGCGGAAAGAACCTGCGTTGATATCGGGACAGAAGTGGAAAA ACTCAATACAAATGTTGATTTGTGTCAGAGCCTGAAAAATTTGTTGGAAAATGAGGCTGTTTTGGGCACTCTGGATCCGGAAACAAG GAGAGTTGCGGAGCTCTTCATGTTTGACTTTGAAATCAGTGGGATACATTTGGATGAATCCAAG aGGAAAAAAGCTGTTGCACTGAACGTGAAGCTGCTGGATCTTTGCTATGAATTTCTGAATGACTCTCAGCTCCCAAACGCCATAGAGAAGCAGTGTCTACCAGAACACATCCGTCACTGTTTCTCTATAGATGGGAATCGCGTTCAGATCGGCGGGTTGCATGCAGAGTCTCCTAATGAGTTG GTTCGGGAAGCTGCGTATAAAATCTTTCTGTACCCCAACGCTAGTCTTCTGCGTTGTCTGGACGAGCTCTTGGCTTGTAGACATGAGCTGGCAACATTAGTTGGCTATGAGTCATTTGCACACAGATCTTTGAAGGGAACAATGGCTAAAACTCCAG agactGTGATGAAGTTTTTGACGCTGCTCACTGAGAAACTCTCCGACAT GACATCAACGGATTTCAAGTTGATGAGGGAGATGAAGAAGAAAACACACTCGGCAAAccat CAAGTGATGCCGTGGGATCACGCGTACCTCAGTGCAGCCATACGGACAGAGAA GTTCAATGTTGATTCCAGCATTTACAGCCCGTACTTCTCTCTTGGTGCCTGCATGGAGGGTCTCAACCATCTCTTCACACAACTACTGGGTGTCTCTTTCCAAACAGAGGAGCCGAAAATGGGAGAAGTGTGGAGCGAAGACATTAGAAAGCTG GCTGTAGTGCACGAAACAGAGGGACTGCTGGGACACATATACTGCGATTTCTTTCGTAGACCTGATAAACCTCATCAG GATTGTCATTTTACCATCCGTGGTGGACGGTTGAGGAAAGAAGGTGATTATCAGCTTCCTGTTGTGGTGCTGATGTTGAGTCTGCCTCCACCCAGCACGGTAACCCCATCGCTGCTCACTCCTGCCATGGTGGAGAATCTCTTCCATGAGATGGGACACGCCATGCACTCCATGTTAGGCCGAACACGATATCAGCACGTCACAG gaACCAGGTGCTCCACAGACTTTGCTGAAGTTCCTTCTGTCCTCATGGAGTATTTTGCATCAGATTATCGAGTTGTGAGACAGTTCGCTCGACATTATCAGACTGGGGAG CCCCTCCCAGAGAGCCTTGTGTCCCGTTTGTGCCAGTCTAAAAAGGTCTGCAGTGCTGCTGATACTCAGCTACAG ATTTTCTATGCAGCATTAGATCAGGTTTATCATGGCAAGCCACAGTACAGAACAACCACTGACATCCTCAGAGAAATGCAGGAGAGATTTTATGGGTTACCATACGTTCCTGACACT GCCTGGCAGCTGAGATTCAGTCATCTGGTTGGTTATGGTGCTAAATATTACTCCTACCTCATGTCCAGAGCTGTGGCTTCTATGGTGTGGAGGCAATGCTTTCTACAGGATCCCTTTAACAG AGTTATGGGGGAACGTTACCGCAGGGAGATGCTTGCTCATGGAGGTAGCAAAGAGCCTTTGCTGATGGTCCAAG GAATGCTCCAGAAAACTCCTACTCTTGAAGACTTTGTTGATGCACTTGTGGTGGATCTTGATGCAAATTTCAAAACGCAAAATTAA
- the slc37a4b gene encoding glucose-6-phosphate exchanger SLC37A4b produces the protein MGTAGYGYYRTVIFISMFVGYMLYYFNRKTFSFLMPSVMNEIELDKEELGLIISSQTLAYAISKFISGVLSDRISARWLFSIGLFIVGVINILFSWSSTVMMFTVLWFINGFGQGFGWPPCGKVLRKWFEPSQFGTWWSVLCCSMNMAGSLGPIITTVLVRYYDWRIIMSMSGVICMSVAVVCLLLVKNEPSDVGLPNIEPGAKGKGKKGASNNESTLKEFLLSPYLWVLSAGYLVVFGVKIACTDWGQLFLMQEKGQTAVMGSSYMSALEVGGFFGSIGAGYLSDRAVAKQGLGTHGNPRHALLLMMMGGMAVSMYLFRVTITPEDPEVEPLWALALHPVSLLTGVSEKELWILILGAAFGFSSYGPIALFGVIASESAPSNFCGTSHAIVALMANVGAFIAGLPFSTIAKRYSWDTAFWVAEIACAVTTVCFFFVRNMRTKMGHVPKKMD, from the exons ATGGGTACAGCCGGTTATGGATATTACCGCACTGTTATATTCATCTCAATGTTTGTGGGCTACATGCTGTATTACTTCAACCGAAAGACTTTCTCCTTTCTGATGCCATCGGTGATGAATGAGATCGAGCTGGATAAGGAAGAGCTTG GTCTGATCATCAGCAGTCAGACTCTCGCCTACGCCATCAGTAAGTTTATCAGCGGCGTGCTTTCAGACAGGATCAGCGCACGATGGCTCTTCTCCATCGGGCTTTTCATTGTGGGCGTCATAAACATCTTATTCTCCTGGTCCTCTACTGTGATGATGTTTACCGTGCTGTGGTTCATAAATGGATTTGGTCAGGGTTTCGGCTGGCCGCCGTGTGGAAAAGTGCTTCGGAAG TGGTTTGAACCTTCTCAGTTTGGGACGTGGTGGTCCGTCCTGTGCTGCAGTATGAACATGGCGGGTAGTTTAGGACCCATCATCACTACGGTGTTGGTTCGTTACTATGACTGGAGAATCATCATGTCCATGTCAGGGGTGATCTGCATGAGCGTCGCAGTCGTGTGTCTTCTGCTGGTGAAGAACGAACCCAGTGATGTTGGGCTGCCCAACATTGAACCTGGAGCTAAGGGCAAAGGGAAGAAGGGAG CCTCTAATAATGAAAGTACCTTAAAAGAGTTCCTGCTGTCTCCTTACCTCTGGGTGCTGTCTGCGGGTTACCTGGTCGTGTTTGGGGTAAAGATCGCCTGCACTGACTGGGGTCAGCTCTTCCTTATGCAGGAGAAAGGCCAAACTGCTGTGATGG GCAGTTCGTACATGAGCGCATTGGAAGTCGGTGGGTTTTTTGGCAGCATTGGAGCCGGTTATTTGTCTGACAGGGCTGTTGCAAAG CAAGGGCTCGGTACCCACGGGAATCCTCGCCATGCGCTCCTCCTGATGATGATGGGAGGCATGGCCGTCTCCATGTACCTCTTCCGGGTCACCATCACACCAGAAGACCCAGAG gtggaACCACTGTGGGCTTTGGCTCTTCACCCTGTTTCACTTCTCACTGGTGTGTCGGAGAAAGAG CTCTGGATTTTAATTCTTGGTGCTGCGTTTGGATTTTCCTCATATGGACCAATTGCCTTGTTTGGAGTGATAGCGAGCGAGAGCGCCCCCTCCAATTTCTGTGGGACATCTCATGCCATCGTAGCTCTCATGGCAAACG ttggtgCATTCATTGCTGGCTTGCCATTCAGCACCATCGCCAAACGCTACAGCTGGGACACAGCATTCTGGGTAGCAGAGATCGCCTGCGCTGTAACAACAGTTTGCTTCTTCTTTGTGCGCAACATGCGCACGAAAATGGGGCATGTGCCTAAAAAGATGGACTAA
- the rps25 gene encoding small ribosomal subunit protein eS25, producing the protein MPPKDSKQKKDAGKSKKDKDPVNKSGGKAKKKKWSKGKVRDKLNNLVLFDKATYDKLYKEVPNYKLITPAVVSERLKVRGSLARAALQELLGKGLIKLVSKHRAQVIYTRNTKGTDEVAPEKEA; encoded by the exons ATG CCGCCCAAGGATAGCAAGCAGAAGAAGGACGCGGGCAAGTCCAAAAAGGACAAGGATCCCGTCAACAAGTCAGGAGGCAAAGCTAAGAAGAAg AAGTGGTCCAAAGGAAAGGTGAGGGACAAGCTGAATAACCTGGTCCTCTTCGACAAGGCCACTTATGACAAACTGTACAAAGAAGTACCCAATTACAAACTCATAACACCCGCTGTGGTATCTGAGAGGCTGAAAGTCAGGGGCTCACTTGCCAGAGCTGCCCTCCAGGAGTTGCTGGGCAAAG GTCTGATCAAGCTCGTGTCCAAGCACAGAGCTCAGGTGATCTACACCAGAAACACCAAGGGCACTGATGAGGTGGCTCCAGAGAAAGAGGCATAA